In the Brienomyrus brachyistius isolate T26 chromosome 20, BBRACH_0.4, whole genome shotgun sequence genome, one interval contains:
- the egr2b gene encoding early growth response protein 2b: protein MTAKTLEKTPVTLSGFVHPLSESIYSVDDIATSLAPSVIFPNADLSGHYDHVSGASGDGLISGDMSTEKRSLDLSYTSSFSQSSAARNQPFTYMGKFSIDSQYPGNWNPESVINIGILGMTQPSSASSSPASSVSPNHFSSTLSCTMAQNPPDMDSIYSPPPPYSGCAEVYQDPSAFLSTTTCPISYPPPSYSSPKPNTDSGLFPIIPDYASFFQPPCQRDMPTIPDRKPFSCPLESFRVPPPLTPLNTIRNFTLGGPASEGPRLPTAYSPQNLPLRPILRPRKYPNRPSKTPVHERPYPCPAEGCDRRFSRSDELTRHIRIHTGHKPFQCRICMRNFSRSDHLTTHIRTHTGEKPFACDFCGRKFARSDERKRHTKIHLRQKERKSSSVPSANTNSDRSVAISTSAGGVCSSGSAQLPSCPSRGV, encoded by the exons ATGACAGCAAAAACTCTCGAGAAAACCCCTGTAACGCTAAGTGGTTTTGTGCATCCTCTCTCCGAGAGCATCTATTCAGTGGACGATATCGCCACATCACTGGCACCCTCTGTAATCTTTCCAAATGCTGATTTAAGTGGGCATTACGATCATGTTAGTGGAGCCTCAGGAG ATGGTTTAATCAGTGGGGACATGAGCACAGAGAAACGATCCCTCGATTTGTCTTACACCAGCAGCTTCTCGCAGTCCTCAGCTGCTCGCAACCAGCCATTCACCTACATGGGAAAGTTCTCAATTGATTCCCAGTATCCAGGTAACTGGAATCCAGAGAGCGTCATTAACATTGGGATCCTTGGCATGACCCAACCTTCCTCGGCGTCCTCTTCACCAGCTTCTTCTGTCTCACCAAACCACTTCTCCAGCACCTTGAGTTGCACCATGGCGCAAAACCCTCCCGACATGGACTCCATCTATTCTCCACCTCCGCCTTATTCTGGCTGCGCGGAGGTCTACCAGGATCCGTCTGCTTTTCTGTCAACCACCACTTGCCCCATCTCATACCCTCCGCCGTCTTACTCGTCGCCGAAGCCAAACACGGACAGCGGTCTATTTCCTATTATCCCCGACTATGCCAGTTTTTTCCAACCCCCTTGCCAACGGGACATGCCTACCATCCCGGACCGAAAACCTTTTTCATGCCCGCTGGAGTCCTTTAGAGTACCACCGCCTCTGACTCCTCTGAACACTATTAGGAATTTTACATTAGGTGGACCAGCTTCAGAAGGACCAAGACTACCTACAGCTTACAGCCCCCAAAATTTACCTCTAAGACCAATACTCCGACCGCGGAAATACCCCAACAGACCGAGCAAGACCCCAGTTCATGAACGACCGTATCCTTGCCCAGCAGAAGGTTGTGACAGGCGATTCTCTAGGTCTGACGAGCTCACGAGGCACATCAGAATCCATACGGGACACAAACCTTTCCAGTGCCGGATCTGCATGAGAAACTTCAGCCGCAGCGACCATCTCACCACTCACATCCGTACTCACACCGGCGAGAAACCCTTTGCCTGTGACTTCTGCGGCAGAAAATTCGCCAGGAGCGACGAGCGGAAGAGACACACCAAAATTCACCTGAGgcaaaaagaaagaaagtcTTCGTCGGTCCCCTCGGCAAACACGAACTCCGATCGCTCCGTTGCTATTAGTACCTCCGCTGGTGGAGTTTGCAGCTCGGGCTCTGCCCAGTTACCTTCATGTCCATCCCGGGGAGTTTAG